From Lathamus discolor isolate bLatDis1 chromosome 15, bLatDis1.hap1, whole genome shotgun sequence, a single genomic window includes:
- the SURF6 gene encoding surfeit locus protein 6 produces the protein MRPAAAGPSLAAQDSYLQGLARRVRTQMAPESRKRKFVPQPGQSEDAGRQIKKKKRKKPRKQAERVNTPSVKQTVPNASKPAPGQRATPQASKASPDSAAQSRSESLVTGSKSDLDSPSFSAINLLRQRLHEKIKKASGLDDAKELPPAVLEKRQRRKYERERKKRRRKELMMKAKTEKKETEEVPVEPESKKESKAEIVFNRVEVHEENELSKIQKKKEKRKAVKGKITPLTGKNYKQLLSRLETRKNKLEKLKDKDEKKAQELENKMKWTNVLYKAEGVKIRDDEERLKEALKRKEKRKVQHQRQWEKRTEKVVEKMQQRQEKRRKNIQKKKKDRIEKKKARARKKGRVLPEDLKKAGLN, from the exons ATGCGCCCCGCGGCCGCAGGGCCGAGCCTGGCCGCGCAGGACTCGTACTTGCAGGGCCTGGCCAGGAGGGTCCGCACGCAGATGGCGCCGGAGTCGCGGAAGAGGAAATTCG TGCCTCAGCCAGGGCAGTCTGAGGATGCTGGCAGGCAgatcaagaaaaagaagagaaagaaacccaGGAAGCAAGCTGAGAGGGTGAACACGCCTTCAGTGAAACAGACGGTCCCTAATGcgagcaaacctgctccaggaCAGAGGGCAACCCCTCAGGCCAGCAAAGCATCTCCAGACagtgctgcacagagcagaagTGAGAGCTTGGTCACAG GGAGCAAAAGTGACCTGGattccccttccttttctgcaATAAACCTCTTGCGTCAGAGACTACATGAGAAGATTAAAAAAGCTTCTGGACTA GATGATGCCAAAGAATTGCCCCCTGCAGTCCTGGAGAAGAGGCAGCGAAGGAAgtatgagagagagagaaagaagcgCCGAAGAAAGGAGCTGATGATGAAGgcaaaaacagagaagaaagaaactgaGGAGGTACCAGTAGAgccagaaagcaaaaaggagagCAAAGCTGAAATCGTCTTCAACAGGGTTGAAGTCCATGAGGAGAATGAGCTGAGCAAgatccagaaaaagaaagagaagaggaaagcagtgaAAGGCAAAATCACTCCTCTGACAGGCAAAAACTacaagcagctgctgagcaggctgGAGACCAGGAAGAATAAGCTGGAGAAACTCAAGGATAAGGACGAGAAGAAAGCTCAGGAGCTAGAGAACAAGATGAAGTGGACAAATGTTCTCTACAAGGCGGAGGGTGTGAAGATTCGTGACGATGAGGAGCGCCTGAAAGAAGCCCTGAAGCGTAAGGAGAAGCGTAAAGTGCAGCATCAGAGGCAGTGGGAGAAGCGTACAGAAAAAGTGGTGGAAAAGATGCAGCAGCGGCAGGAAAAGCGTCGCAAGAACattcagaagaagaagaaggacaGGATAGAGAAGAAGAAAGCCAGGGCCCGGAAGAAAGGCCGAGTTCTGCCAGAGGACTTGAAAAAAGCTGGCTTGAATTGA